A window of Hymenobacter aerilatus contains these coding sequences:
- a CDS encoding 4'-phosphopantetheinyl transferase family protein, protein MVFRVQLADYVEVANCLGNYVQADEQRRAASYYHARHAERFLLGRATLRLVLGYLTGTPADAIALATSQVGKLYCANAPDWHFSISYDDAWLVLAFARVEVGVDIEKIKPEFAYADVAASCFSEAEQQYVTAAEDPAAAFFQSWTRKEAMVKALGIGIDDNFGGLPALDGRHTIPQAQAQQQTDWVLASFTIDAQHIGTLAYPNKAMAIHPIFCHLQPLWYQAAVNSKTDLFG, encoded by the coding sequence ATGGTTTTCAGAGTGCAGCTAGCCGACTATGTGGAAGTAGCTAACTGCCTGGGAAACTATGTGCAGGCGGATGAGCAACGGCGGGCAGCCTCCTATTATCACGCCAGGCACGCCGAGCGGTTTTTGCTGGGTCGTGCTACCCTACGCTTGGTGTTGGGCTACCTGACTGGGACGCCAGCCGACGCTATAGCACTAGCTACCAGTCAAGTCGGCAAACTATACTGCGCCAACGCCCCGGACTGGCATTTTTCTATTTCGTACGACGACGCGTGGTTGGTACTGGCCTTTGCCAGGGTAGAGGTGGGAGTAGATATCGAAAAAATAAAGCCGGAGTTTGCCTACGCCGACGTAGCAGCAAGTTGCTTTTCTGAGGCAGAGCAGCAATATGTTACCGCCGCCGAAGACCCCGCGGCGGCTTTCTTTCAGTCCTGGACCCGAAAAGAAGCAATGGTCAAAGCACTGGGCATAGGTATTGATGACAATTTCGGCGGCCTACCTGCTTTGGATGGCAGGCATACCATACCGCAGGCACAGGCGCAGCAGCAGACCGATTGGGTATTGGCCAGCTTCACAATCGATGCGCAACACATCGGGACACTGGCTTACCCTAACAAGGCTATGGCAATACATCCTATTTTTTGCCATTTACAACCGCTATGGTACCAAGCAGCTGTGAATAGCAAAACTGATCTTTTCGGGTAG